The Hordeum vulgare subsp. vulgare chromosome 7H, MorexV3_pseudomolecules_assembly, whole genome shotgun sequence DNA window GAGTTCAGAGTTGATACTTGTGTTAGCTTAAGTTCTTATCAACAAAATATATCATAAATCTGCTACGACACTCAGTTCTTCGGTGATAAGCATGTAGGCAGATAGGCAAATGTTACCCCCATATCATCCTAAATCTGAAAAAAAATGATAAGAAAAGTTACCTAATGCTTTGTGCCTTGGCGACTCACGGATTAGGTTTTTGCAGAAGCTATCAGCGTCGTTCACGGAGTTGCGGCTTGTGAACTCCTTGAGCTCAACATATGCTTCTCGGTTGTAACTCTTAATCAATAAAATTGTTCACAGGAAGATAAAAAAGGACAGCTATTAGATGGCACCAAAACATGAAGTCCctcaaacataaaaacaaataaataatCAGGTACCCGACAGTATTATTAGGGTAAGTCTATGTCTCTCAATCGGCTAAGAAAGTCCTATTTTTCAATGGTGCTGTAATAATTTGCTCATCGAGTATAAGAAATACGGTATTGTCTCCTTCCAAATCAAGGCGCAAAGAGAGAAaggtagtactactactactaatgaaGTATTGTGTTGCTTTTACTAAATCTAACACTCTCAATGGAGATTATGAGAGGAAATTAGAAGTAGGTAACCTCAAGCTGTGCCAGCACAATCCTGACAGCCAGGTAATTGAAGAAGTTGAGCAGACTGATCGCCGCCTTTTTCTCTGGCGAGCCCTCTCCAAAGCCTGAAACATGTCACTGGCTCAGTCGACATCAATACCTACAGTATTGTTAGTGTTACAGTGAATGAATTAATTTGAGCATGCTTCTTTCTCCTAACTGAGATATGTCAATCTCACTTGTTCCATCTGAAACCGATTCGCGTATGCCGTATCATAAGGTTTTCGCGGTTTTAGCACACGGAAGAACTGAAATTTAATTGGCACCTGTTGAAATTTTGCTCTTTCCACAGCTAAGCTTGGCTACTCTGCTTGTAGTTTTTTCGAAAAAGAGGACAGCCCTGGCTCTTGCATCCCGCGATGCACACAGCCATACTCTGCTTGTAGTAATAATCCCTCTGTTTTTAAACATTTATTGAaaagaactagactagttctctccAACAACAAGTATTGTGATAGCTAAAGCAATATAATGACCGAGCGGACCAATCCAATTGCTTTCCCCGCAAGAAACATAGCAGTTAAGAATTTAAGATTAAGGCGAAGTAGTGCAGAATTACCGGGAACGTACATCTTGTGGCACCGAGGCCGCGCCTCGAAGCTcagccgccgcctcctctccGGCCCCCAGAACGCCTGCGCGGGCACGTGTTGCCGGCGACGAGGGGCGACTCCGGCGGGGTGTGGCAGGACGGCGCAGCCAGAGGACACCATGGCGTTTGGAGTGGTGATCAACGTGCGCCACTGGTTGCACTTGCACCCAtcgggagatatttgcattgcatGCCGGGGTATTCTGGGTATTTGATGAGGAGCAGAAGTCAAGTCTCTGCATTTCGGGTTCAGTATTCGGCAAACTCGCTCTGCGGACGGGGATTCAGTGCTCTCGGGTATTCTGGGTACTAATTTTTTTGGCCTTTTTTGAAAAAATTTAAATCTTTTTTTAAATCAAACATGATCAAGTATTATACTCATATATTAAGTTTAGACAAGATATGATTTTCAATGACTCCAGGACAAAAAGGACAAGTTTATAACGACAATATAGCATGTATAGTATTTGTATATAGCGATTTTTGCCGAATCTTCGACCCACGATGCAACGGAAGTCATTCTTTGGCATATCTTTTTATACGGCTACAATACTTGATCATGTTTAATACCAAAAAAGATTTGGAATTTTTTTAACTTTTTTGAATTACTTTTTTTTTATATATAGGGTGCGCTGGCACCCAGGTTCTCCTTTGTATTTTCTCTCTCTCTGCGGCCTACATTACCTTCTTCTCCCCTGCCTCCTCCTCAGGTAAGAATAAGATGTCGTCGATCAGTTTGCTTGGTGCTCGATGAAGTGGCAGCGGAAGGAGAAGGGACGTTTGGCACTCGGCCACCATGGAGGCCTTTTTTCTTAAAGAAAAAACAAACTTTTTGGTTTAAAagaaatctgaaattttttgtgtaagtaagcaaggatgttatgtgtatgtgtgtaaaatttcaggataaaaatattaaaatgtgacttatacaaaaaagacaaattcatggcctGAAAGAATGAATAGTACTATGTGTTGCACAGCCTTCATTTCGAAGTATTTTCCCTTGATATTTTACACACAAGTGTGTCGTGACTTCATGTATACCtatgtttttttgaaaaaatttgAAACATAGAAAACATGAAATTTAACAAAatttaattttttcaaaaccGAGCTTAATGAAGCTCGTCCTCCAAAAACAAATTGGCAGCGGAAGCAGCTTTGTTGATTTCTGTACCGTGTTGAAGTGTttcaagaggaggaggatgagaacggGTTCAAGGAAAAGCACTGGGAGAATGTGTTGGCAGGGCCCCCACAAGATAGTGGCCCCCACTCAGGAATGTAGGTAGGCCCATGTTAGAAAAAAATAGTTCAAATGTGAGGCCTTTCAGCCTTCACACACACGCACAGGATCGCAAGCCAAACGAGGAGCAGCAGCTTGCTGATTAACGATCCTTCCTTCATCCTTCACGTAAAAAAACAACGATTTGATATCCCTTCATGGCTTGACCTAAAAGAAGGGGCGATCATGATTTCCCAAGCTCCCAGCCCTAGGATGCCGACACCGGACGCTGAGACGCCGTACTGCAGGTCTGCCGCCTGGCTCTTGCTAATTCCTAATTCCCTTCTCCTCACCTCTTTTCCAATCTAGGGTCAGTTTTTTTTAGCTTTTTTAGGCATCTAAAATAAGATGTCCCCTACCCAGTTTATTTTAAAAGcttaattaaaaatattttttaaattgtaGTAGTAAAGTCTTAATTA harbors:
- the LOC123412353 gene encoding chaperonin-like RBCX protein 1, chloroplastic, which produces MVSSGCAVLPHPAGVAPRRRQHVPAQAFWGPERRRRLSFEARPRCHKMYVPGFGEGSPEKKAAISLLNFFNYLAVRIVLAQLESYNREAYVELKEFTSRNSVNDADSFCKNLIRESPRHKALAMRILEVRSAYMKNDFEWDNLKKLSFKMVDEANIKLMRDYVLETSHIEDEE